A window of Campylobacter pinnipediorum subsp. pinnipediorum contains these coding sequences:
- a CDS encoding MFS transporter — translation MLKSVLPLSFIVGNRFFGIFIVLPVLSLYALKLDGANEKLVGFLIGGYAITQMIFQIPFGILSDKIGRKKTLTIGLLIFIVGSFIAANATDIYTMIAGRLLQGVGAIGAVVTAMISDCTTEENRSKAMAIMGIFIGIAFSASMSLSPILSEKYGIGSLFYISGLLSVLCIILLFTAVPKEKKILNHKNKENFSLLQLFSQKDLMIINLTSLIQKMLTSIAFLTIPIILVKNLGYPKSDLSTVYATSTLFGFIAMGIGGFIGDKKGMSKYILLIGVVLFISCYSVFSIAKTPFVFIAGVVIFFIGFNLHEPIMQSCATKFVKTQQRGSALGVFNAFGYLGSSIGGILGGYILHEYGMFELAILCVIICLLWFIALLSMKDPRVFKIIELEKDADLKKIIGLKGVFDIFADENNKFIKYDSTILTEENIKKLLN, via the coding sequence ATGCTTAAAAGTGTTTTACCGCTTAGTTTTATTGTTGGAAATAGATTTTTTGGCATCTTTATAGTTTTGCCAGTGCTTAGTTTATATGCGCTAAAATTAGATGGTGCAAACGAAAAATTAGTTGGTTTTTTAATAGGTGGCTATGCGATAACACAGATGATTTTTCAAATACCATTTGGTATTTTATCCGACAAAATAGGAAGAAAAAAGACACTTACGATAGGTTTGCTTATATTTATAGTAGGCTCTTTCATAGCAGCAAATGCAACAGATATATATACGATGATAGCAGGTAGACTACTTCAAGGTGTAGGAGCCATAGGGGCTGTTGTAACAGCTATGATTAGTGATTGTACTACAGAAGAAAATCGCTCAAAAGCAATGGCTATAATGGGTATTTTTATAGGTATTGCCTTTTCTGCATCTATGTCATTAAGTCCTATTTTAAGTGAAAAATACGGCATAGGCTCTTTATTTTATATAAGCGGACTACTTAGCGTATTATGTATAATACTTTTATTTACGGCTGTTCCAAAAGAGAAAAAGATACTAAATCACAAAAATAAAGAAAATTTTTCTTTATTACAATTATTTTCACAAAAAGACCTTATGATAATAAATCTCACAAGCCTTATACAAAAAATGCTAACAAGCATAGCGTTTTTAACCATACCGATTATACTAGTTAAAAATCTTGGATATCCTAAATCTGATCTATCAACAGTTTATGCCACTAGTACGTTATTTGGATTTATTGCGATGGGCATTGGTGGGTTTATAGGTGACAAAAAAGGAATGTCAAAATACATTTTGCTAATCGGAGTTGTGTTATTTATAAGCTGTTATAGTGTGTTTAGTATCGCAAAAACACCATTTGTATTTATAGCTGGTGTTGTGATATTTTTTATAGGATTTAACTTGCATGAACCTATAATGCAATCTTGTGCAACAAAATTTGTAAAAACACAACAAAGAGGAAGTGCCTTAGGCGTATTTAATGCATTCGGCTATCTTGGAAGCTCTATAGGCGGTATACTTGGCGGATATATACTTCACGAATACGGCATGTTCGAACTAGCTATACTTTGTGTTATTATATGTTTATTGTGGTTTATAGCACTATTAAGCATGAAAGATCCAAGAGTTTTTAAAATAATAGAATTAGAAAAAGATGCTGATTTGAAAAAAATAATAGGACTAAAAGGTGTGTTTGATATATTTGCAGATGAAAATAATAAATTTATAAAATATGATAGCACTATATTAACTGAAGAAAATATAAAAAAATTATTAAATTAA
- the nifJ gene encoding pyruvate:ferredoxin (flavodoxin) oxidoreductase, with translation MSKPTKPMKTMDGNEAAAYSAYAFTEVAGIYPITPSSPMADYTDVWASQGKKNIFGMPVKIIEMQSEAGAAGVVHGSLQAGALTTTYTASQGLLLKIPNMYKMAGQLLPAVIHVSARSIAAQALSIFGDHQDIYACRQTGFAMLASGSVQETMDLAGVAHLSAIKGRVPFLHFFDGFRTSHEIQKVELMDYAHFDRLVDRDAIAKFRDEAINSESPKTRGTAQNDDIYFQTRELSNKYYDAVPDIVAGYLKEISQITGRDYKPFNYYGHPEADRIIIAIGSVTQTLEEVIDHLMEKGEKVGVIKVHLYRPFSTKYLFDVMPKTVKKIAVLDRTKEPGSLGEPLYLDIKTAFYGSELNPIIVGGRYGLSSKDVDPAQMIAVYDNLKLDNPKNGFTVGIVDDVTFKSLEVGEKISLSDKDAIECLFYGLGADGTVGANKNSIKIIGDKTDLYAQAYFAYDSKKSGGYTRSHLRFGKNPIRSTYLVSTPHFVACSVAAYLDIYDVIGGIRENGTFLLNSIWDAEETIAKIPNKVKRILAKKKVNFYIINATKLAHEIGLKNRTNTIMQSAFFKLAKIIPFEDAQKYMKEYAYKTYNKKGEAIVEMNYQAIDRGADELVKVEVDPSWANLEDEKKVETNNYVGSEFIEKVVKPINAAKGDQLPVSAFIGFEDGHFEAGTTAYEKRGVGVTVPKWIEENCIQCNQCAFVCPHAVIRPFLINDEELEKAPQTVKDHVLEAKGKEVKGLKYKIQVSPLDCTGCELCAQNCPSKEKSLVMVPLEEEMDKNEQVNADYLFKEVTYKDDITGKDNVKNVGFAQPLFEFHGACPGCGETPYITLLTRLFGDHMIIANATGCSSIYGGSAPSTPYTKNSKGRGVAWANSLFEDNAEFGMGMKIAAETMRHRIEDIMLRTKDQVPNSLAALYNDWLERRNDSVASMQIADKLIEILNQNKDVEGVNELLCLKKYFNSKSQWIIGGDGWAYDIGFGGLDHVLASGENINVLVLDTEVYSNTGGQSSKSSRTGSIAQFTASGKPVQKKDLGYIAMSYGNIFVAQVNSNASQVNVIKAMLAAEAYNGPSLVIAYSPCIAHGIKGGLSQSGNQAELATKCGYWPTYMYDPDLLRAGKNPIKITSKEPDWSLYESFLLNEVRYNALKKANAEHAQELFDHNKADAQRRYRQLKRLATADFSDEIAE, from the coding sequence ATGAGTAAACCAACGAAACCAATGAAAACAATGGATGGTAATGAAGCAGCTGCTTATTCTGCTTATGCCTTTACAGAAGTTGCTGGTATTTATCCAATAACACCTAGTTCGCCTATGGCTGATTATACAGATGTATGGGCTAGTCAAGGAAAGAAAAATATCTTTGGGATGCCTGTTAAGATTATAGAAATGCAAAGTGAAGCAGGTGCGGCTGGTGTTGTACATGGTTCTTTGCAAGCAGGTGCTTTAACTACAACATACACAGCATCACAAGGTCTTTTACTTAAAATACCAAACATGTATAAGATGGCTGGTCAATTACTGCCTGCTGTAATACATGTTAGTGCTAGAAGTATAGCAGCACAAGCGCTTTCTATCTTTGGAGATCACCAAGATATATATGCCTGTCGTCAAACTGGATTTGCAATGCTTGCCAGTGGTTCTGTCCAAGAAACAATGGATCTAGCTGGTGTAGCTCACTTATCAGCCATAAAAGGTAGAGTTCCTTTCTTACATTTCTTTGATGGTTTTAGAACAAGCCATGAAATACAAAAAGTTGAGCTTATGGATTATGCCCATTTTGATAGACTTGTTGATAGAGATGCCATAGCTAAGTTTAGAGATGAAGCTATAAACTCTGAAAGTCCTAAAACAAGAGGAACAGCACAAAATGATGACATATATTTCCAAACAAGAGAATTATCAAACAAATACTATGATGCTGTGCCTGATATAGTAGCTGGTTATTTAAAAGAAATTTCACAAATAACAGGAAGAGATTATAAACCTTTTAACTATTACGGACATCCTGAAGCTGACAGAATAATAATTGCAATTGGTTCTGTTACACAAACACTAGAAGAAGTTATAGATCATCTAATGGAAAAAGGCGAAAAAGTAGGTGTTATAAAAGTTCATCTATATCGTCCATTTAGTACAAAATATCTATTTGATGTTATGCCAAAAACTGTTAAAAAAATAGCTGTTTTAGATAGAACAAAAGAGCCTGGTTCATTAGGTGAGCCTTTATATCTTGATATAAAAACAGCATTTTATGGTAGCGAATTAAATCCTATCATAGTAGGCGGAAGATATGGTCTAAGCTCAAAAGACGTAGATCCTGCTCAAATGATAGCTGTTTATGACAACCTAAAACTAGACAATCCTAAAAATGGCTTTACTGTAGGTATCGTTGATGACGTTACATTTAAGTCATTAGAAGTTGGAGAAAAAATTTCACTAAGCGACAAAGATGCTATAGAGTGTCTATTCTACGGTCTTGGCGCTGATGGTACAGTTGGTGCTAACAAAAACTCAATTAAAATTATCGGAGATAAAACAGATCTTTATGCACAAGCTTACTTTGCATATGATAGTAAAAAATCTGGTGGTTACACAAGAAGCCACTTGAGATTTGGAAAAAATCCTATCAGATCTACATATCTAGTTTCAACTCCTCACTTTGTTGCATGCTCTGTTGCTGCGTATCTTGATATCTATGATGTTATAGGTGGTATCAGAGAGAACGGAACATTCCTTCTTAACTCTATTTGGGATGCAGAAGAAACAATCGCAAAAATTCCAAACAAAGTAAAAAGAATACTTGCTAAGAAAAAAGTTAATTTTTATATCATTAATGCAACAAAATTAGCTCACGAGATAGGACTAAAAAATAGAACAAATACTATTATGCAATCTGCATTCTTCAAACTTGCAAAAATTATACCTTTTGAAGATGCTCAAAAATATATGAAAGAGTATGCTTACAAAACATATAATAAAAAAGGCGAAGCTATAGTTGAAATGAACTATCAAGCTATAGACAGAGGTGCTGATGAGCTTGTAAAAGTTGAAGTTGACCCTAGCTGGGCAAATTTAGAAGATGAGAAAAAAGTAGAAACAAACAACTATGTTGGTAGTGAATTTATTGAAAAAGTTGTAAAACCTATCAATGCAGCAAAAGGCGACCAATTACCTGTTTCAGCCTTTATAGGATTTGAAGATGGACACTTTGAGGCAGGAACAACAGCTTATGAAAAACGTGGTGTTGGTGTAACAGTTCCAAAATGGATAGAAGAAAATTGTATCCAATGTAACCAATGTGCGTTTGTTTGCCCACACGCTGTTATTCGCCCATTCCTTATAAACGATGAAGAGTTAGAAAAAGCTCCTCAAACAGTTAAAGATCACGTTCTAGAGGCAAAAGGTAAAGAGGTCAAAGGATTAAAATACAAAATCCAAGTTAGCCCTCTTGACTGTACAGGTTGTGAGCTTTGCGCACAAAACTGCCCGAGCAAAGAAAAATCACTTGTAATGGTTCCACTTGAAGAAGAGATGGATAAAAACGAACAAGTAAATGCTGATTATCTATTTAAAGAAGTTACATACAAAGATGATATAACTGGTAAAGATAATGTTAAAAATGTAGGCTTTGCTCAACCTTTATTTGAATTCCACGGTGCTTGCCCTGGATGTGGTGAAACTCCTTATATAACACTTTTAACAAGATTGTTTGGCGATCACATGATAATCGCAAATGCAACTGGTTGTAGTTCAATCTATGGTGGCTCTGCACCTTCAACTCCTTATACTAAAAACTCAAAAGGTCGTGGTGTAGCTTGGGCTAACTCACTATTTGAAGACAATGCTGAGTTTGGTATGGGTATGAAAATAGCTGCTGAAACTATGCGTCATCGTATAGAAGATATAATGCTTAGAACAAAAGATCAAGTTCCAAATTCTCTTGCAGCATTATACAATGACTGGTTGGAGCGCAGAAATGACTCTGTTGCAAGTATGCAAATAGCAGATAAGCTTATAGAAATACTAAACCAAAACAAAGATGTTGAAGGTGTTAATGAACTACTATGTCTTAAAAAATACTTCAACTCAAAATCTCAATGGATAATAGGTGGCGATGGCTGGGCTTATGATATAGGCTTTGGTGGTCTTGACCATGTTTTAGCTAGTGGTGAAAATATAAATGTACTGGTTCTAGATACAGAGGTTTATTCTAACACTGGTGGCCAAAGCTCAAAATCATCAAGAACTGGCTCAATAGCACAATTTACAGCTAGCGGAAAACCTGTTCAGAAAAAAGACCTTGGTTATATAGCAATGAGCTATGGCAATATATTTGTTGCTCAAGTAAACTCAAATGCTTCACAGGTAAATGTTATAAAAGCAATGTTAGCAGCTGAAGCATATAATGGCCCTAGCCTTGTGATAGCTTACTCTCCTTGTATAGCTCACGGTATCAAAGGTGGTCTATCACAATCAGGCAACCAAGCTGAACTAGCAACAAAATGTGGTTACTGGCCAACTTATATGTATGATCCAGACCTACTAAGAGCTGGCAAAAACCCAATCAAAATAACTTCAAAAGAGCCTGATTGGAGTCTTTATGAGTCATTCTTGCTAAACGAAGTAAGATATAACGCTCTTAAAAAAGCAAATGCTGAACACGCACAAGAGTTGTTTGATCACAACAAAGCAGATGCTCAAAGAAGATATCGCCAATTAAAACGTTTGGCTACAGCTGATTTTAGCGACGAAATAGCTGAATAA
- a CDS encoding autotransporter outer membrane beta-barrel domain-containing protein — MKISKIACCALLGAMIAINAYGNETSGSSLDDITNIQKKIQDRKQELEKVQKDGNSYTDKFQKEKEQAAKEKKDLEVVKELFEGIKKDLEGLKKYLEGSQEEGKEQFLKALDDKITQQEKKIVEQEKKIVEQQEVVDKAEKALKAKDNPEERAKIIADFNKELDAKLNQAKKERAEAISSDKNLELNKDEAQTVLSLLSVTNNEEVNNLLLKTEAEDIAILAKNINSSLEEVSKEFKDNKTVDTLLSSVGSAINSRLAKLSNPLNDDLALAYAIKNLSDNKFADNGDTLSSVVKEYTNRFNYDSNLWGNIMGGKAKLKSQANTNTYGFMLGYDKAFDNMIIGGYAGYTNAKSSSDTLTTKSDNYHFGAYTRMYIEQNEIDAKVSYGKGKNKLDRKVTIDSDFDANAKYNSKFFNTSIDYGYIFDINNNSFMKPMIGLEYSHINTKGFKETGKVPVSFKGSTIKTLSAKAAVEFRTYIANGNFLYITPGIQRELTKSMKDTELAFVNSTENIKYASKKDKNTFFTLKTGAEMKLTDNLSTNINFGVKAKSKQQHYNGTIGLSYKF; from the coding sequence ATGAAAATTTCAAAGATTGCATGTTGTGCATTATTAGGCGCAATGATAGCTATAAATGCTTATGGTAATGAAACATCTGGATCATCTTTAGATGATATAACAAATATACAAAAAAAGATACAAGATAGAAAACAAGAACTAGAAAAAGTCCAAAAAGATGGAAATAGTTATACTGATAAATTTCAAAAAGAAAAAGAACAAGCTGCAAAAGAAAAAAAAGACCTTGAAGTAGTAAAAGAATTGTTCGAAGGAATAAAAAAAGACCTTGAAGGATTAAAAAAATATCTTGAAGGATCACAAGAGGAAGGTAAAGAACAGTTTCTAAAAGCACTGGATGATAAAATCACACAACAAGAGAAAAAAATCGTAGAACAAGAGAAAAAAATCGTAGAACAACAAGAAGTAGTAGACAAAGCCGAAAAAGCACTAAAAGCAAAAGACAACCCAGAAGAAAGAGCTAAAATCATAGCGGATTTCAATAAAGAACTAGATGCAAAACTAAATCAAGCCAAAAAAGAAAGAGCAGAAGCTATATCAAGTGATAAAAATTTAGAACTAAACAAAGATGAAGCTCAAACAGTATTGTCTTTATTATCTGTTACTAATAATGAAGAAGTTAATAATCTATTATTAAAAACTGAAGCTGAAGACATAGCTATCTTAGCTAAAAATATAAATAGCTCATTAGAAGAAGTTTCAAAAGAGTTTAAAGACAATAAAACAGTAGATACACTTTTATCAAGTGTTGGTTCAGCTATAAACTCAAGACTTGCTAAACTAAGCAATCCATTAAATGATGATCTAGCTTTAGCTTATGCTATAAAAAATCTAAGTGATAATAAATTTGCAGATAACGGAGATACTCTTTCAAGTGTAGTAAAAGAGTATACAAATAGATTTAACTATGACAGCAACCTATGGGGAAATATCATGGGCGGTAAAGCTAAATTAAAATCTCAAGCAAATACAAATACTTATGGATTTATGTTAGGTTATGATAAAGCATTTGATAATATGATAATTGGTGGATATGCTGGATATACTAATGCTAAATCATCAAGTGATACACTAACAACCAAATCAGACAACTATCACTTTGGTGCTTATACTAGAATGTATATAGAGCAAAACGAAATAGATGCTAAAGTATCTTATGGTAAAGGTAAAAACAAACTAGATAGAAAAGTAACTATAGATTCAGACTTTGATGCTAATGCTAAATACAATAGCAAGTTCTTTAATACAAGTATTGATTATGGTTATATATTTGATATAAACAACAACTCTTTTATGAAACCAATGATTGGTTTAGAGTATAGCCATATAAATACTAAAGGCTTTAAAGAAACTGGTAAAGTTCCTGTAAGCTTTAAAGGAAGCACTATAAAAACACTATCAGCTAAAGCAGCAGTAGAGTTTAGAACATATATAGCAAACGGTAACTTCTTATATATAACTCCAGGTATACAAAGAGAATTAACCAAGAGTATGAAAGATACAGAGCTAGCATTTGTAAACTCAACAGAAAATATCAAATATGCATCTAAAAAAGATAAAAACACATTCTTTACACTTAAAACAGGTGCAGAGATGAAACTAACTGATAATCTATCTACAAATATAAACTTTGGCGTAAAAGCTAAATCAAAACAACAACACTACAATGGAACAATAGGACTTTCTTATAAGTTTTAA
- a CDS encoding autotransporter outer membrane beta-barrel domain-containing protein — MKISKIASATLIAVALTQGVCVYGDDKQNAIEHYKEEKSKLKTSQKAEKDITSALQELKKYVDYLKDYDPRENNNNNTDNTKNIDKLIQQIDSARRKMYYIGDNDGYPDGKGGTKDYIEYDDDKGNKVKLTKNGQKVEITIQGKNSGVAKDFALTGDVTKSDFEKFFKGTNREIVIGLMDGFMKEFHKAVEVREDWFVEKKMDYISEINEDGAIDFSSEDTQIIKEISKGIKDAAEALGTNHKLTIGNNSAGQEVEITIKNAEHAKELADAVGTLEGKNKQLNLEQAKVAAKVLMDAGVKLKKDNKDLSKITDAKQVKDALDITEFDQITSKFQGDNKVKDAVIAFIMRDSLFEFNQNDKMISVIYAEREEKKEQLKKALETYKGFKQEVENNNKQAAKNIILKSTPRELLAQQTALTEIQKVLDDAAKDYDADQQGKQDEAKKKAFDDALAKAKEAGVVIAADEDKKASELQKKVEEALKVFNYNNGKQIYQVIQSEIGFENAEQAYNDSLDLRKDAFTKDPKTPLSSMGKDVISIIFDIVNSNDAAEKALILDKNSLVSFVKSNEDSIKEASSEIGKVSNLDMVNFSSQLSTQTRLAKLSNPFNEDLALASAINKLSNDKFADNGDSVSSVIKSYTDRFNNDNNIWANVIGAKGKVKDSSNPELHGFSIGYDRAFDNTIVGGYMTLAKSKSDSSLINTKASNYQFGLYARTYIDNSEIDTRVSFGKAKNKIDRYVKSNGDVLTQNGKYDTTYTSFAVDYGYVMNLSDSLFVKPLVGLDYSHSKSKAFKETGKLPLSFNGVTSKSLNAKLGLEFRKYVDNGNYLYITPGFEAEVYKDVKDPVARFIGSNKDIKLKADDKKGRFVTLKTGAELKLTDALSTNVNFGVKAKSKQQYFDGTIGLKYKF, encoded by the coding sequence TTGAAAATTTCAAAGATTGCTAGTGCGACCTTGATCGCTGTTGCCTTAACCCAAGGTGTTTGTGTTTATGGAGATGATAAACAAAATGCAATTGAACACTATAAAGAAGAGAAATCAAAGTTAAAAACATCTCAAAAAGCAGAGAAAGATATCACATCCGCCCTACAAGAGCTTAAAAAATATGTAGATTATCTTAAAGACTATGATCCAAGAGAGAATAATAATAATAATACTGATAATACAAAAAATATAGACAAATTGATACAGCAAATCGATTCAGCTAGAAGAAAAATGTACTATATAGGAGATAATGATGGATACCCTGATGGTAAGGGCGGTACAAAAGATTATATAGAATATGATGATGATAAAGGTAATAAAGTCAAGCTTACAAAAAATGGACAAAAAGTAGAGATTACAATTCAAGGTAAAAATAGTGGTGTTGCTAAGGACTTTGCTTTAACTGGTGATGTTACTAAGAGCGATTTTGAAAAATTCTTTAAAGGTACTAATAGAGAAATTGTAATCGGTCTTATGGATGGCTTTATGAAAGAATTTCACAAAGCTGTTGAAGTAAGAGAAGATTGGTTTGTTGAAAAAAAAATGGATTATATCTCCGAAATTAACGAAGATGGCGCAATTGATTTTTCATCAGAAGATACTCAAATCATAAAAGAGATATCTAAAGGCATAAAAGATGCTGCAGAAGCTTTAGGCACTAATCATAAACTTACAATAGGCAACAATAGCGCTGGTCAAGAAGTAGAGATAACTATCAAAAATGCAGAACATGCAAAAGAGCTTGCCGACGCTGTAGGGACATTAGAAGGTAAAAATAAACAGCTAAATTTAGAACAAGCAAAAGTCGCAGCTAAAGTTCTTATGGATGCTGGAGTAAAACTAAAAAAAGATAATAAAGATCTTAGTAAGATTACTGATGCTAAACAAGTAAAAGATGCTTTAGATATAACCGAATTTGATCAAATTACTTCTAAATTTCAAGGTGATAATAAAGTAAAGGATGCTGTAATAGCTTTTATAATGAGAGATAGTTTGTTTGAATTTAATCAAAATGATAAAATGATTAGTGTGATATATGCAGAAAGGGAAGAGAAAAAGGAACAACTCAAAAAAGCTCTTGAGACATATAAGGGATTTAAACAAGAAGTTGAAAATAATAACAAACAAGCAGCTAAAAACATAATTCTAAAATCTACACCTAGAGAGCTTTTAGCTCAACAAACAGCCTTAACAGAAATTCAAAAAGTTTTAGATGATGCTGCAAAAGATTATGATGCGGATCAACAAGGCAAACAAGATGAAGCAAAGAAAAAAGCATTTGATGATGCACTAGCAAAAGCAAAAGAAGCTGGTGTTGTTATTGCTGCCGATGAAGATAAAAAAGCAAGTGAATTACAAAAAAAAGTAGAAGAAGCTTTGAAAGTATTTAATTACAATAATGGTAAGCAGATATATCAAGTAATACAATCTGAAATAGGCTTTGAAAATGCTGAACAAGCATATAACGATAGTTTGGATTTAAGAAAAGATGCCTTCACAAAAGACCCCAAAACACCTCTGTCATCAATGGGCAAAGATGTTATCTCAATTATATTTGATATAGTAAATTCTAATGATGCGGCAGAAAAAGCTTTAATTTTAGACAAAAATTCTTTAGTATCTTTCGTAAAATCAAACGAAGACTCAATCAAAGAAGCTTCATCTGAAATAGGTAAAGTATCTAATCTAGATATGGTTAATTTCAGTAGCCAACTATCAACACAAACAAGACTTGCTAAACTAAGCAACCCATTTAATGAAGACTTAGCATTAGCATCTGCTATAAATAAACTAAGCAATGATAAATTTGCTGATAATGGTGATAGTGTATCATCTGTAATAAAATCATATACAGATAGATTTAACAATGACAACAATATATGGGCAAATGTTATAGGTGCAAAAGGTAAAGTAAAAGATAGTTCTAATCCAGAACTACATGGCTTTAGTATAGGTTATGATAGAGCATTTGATAACACAATAGTAGGTGGATATATGACTCTTGCTAAATCAAAATCTGATTCTAGCCTAATCAACACAAAAGCAAGCAACTATCAATTTGGTCTATATGCTAGAACATATATAGACAATAGCGAGATAGATACAAGAGTATCATTTGGTAAAGCTAAAAACAAAATTGATAGATATGTAAAAAGCAATGGTGATGTATTAACTCAAAACGGTAAATATGATACTACATATACATCATTTGCAGTTGATTATGGTTATGTAATGAATCTAAGCGATAGCTTATTTGTAAAACCATTAGTAGGACTTGATTATTCTCACTCTAAATCAAAAGCTTTCAAAGAAACTGGAAAATTACCATTATCATTTAATGGTGTTACTTCAAAATCTTTAAATGCTAAACTAGGTTTAGAGTTTAGAAAATATGTAGACAATGGAAACTACCTATACATAACTCCAGGATTTGAAGCAGAAGTATACAAAGATGTAAAAGATCCTGTAGCTAGATTTATAGGTTCAAACAAAGATATCAAACTAAAAGCAGATGATAAAAAAGGAAGATTTGTTACACTTAAAACAGGTGCAGAATTAAAACTAACAGATGCTTTATCTACAAATGTTAACTTTGGTGTAAAAGCTAAATCAAAACAACAATACTTTGATGGAACAATAGGACTTAAATACAAATTCTAA
- a CDS encoding NAD(P)H-dependent oxidoreductase, which translates to MQDYLDILKFRHATKIFDENKKVSDDDINYILEAGRLSPSSMGFEPWDFLVVENKELRKKIQEKSHNQQQVITSSHLIFILSKLSELKSDGTYVEQVVGMRLDKNEEEKAKRVEFYRNFLKNSFKDEEELLYTWAHAQAMFAATNIMNAAAFKGIDSCPMEGLDKVAVGEILGLDPRKHRIAIMLPVGYRLNEQPTKYRRDIKNLVSWIK; encoded by the coding sequence ATGCAAGACTATCTTGACATTTTGAAATTTCGTCATGCTACTAAAATTTTTGATGAAAACAAAAAAGTATCCGATGATGATATAAACTATATACTAGAAGCAGGCAGGCTTAGTCCTAGCTCTATGGGTTTTGAGCCTTGGGACTTTTTGGTGGTTGAAAATAAAGAACTTCGCAAAAAGATACAAGAAAAAAGTCACAATCAACAGCAAGTTATCACCTCTTCACATTTGATATTTATACTATCTAAGCTTTCAGAGCTTAAAAGTGATGGCACTTATGTAGAACAAGTTGTTGGTATGAGACTAGATAAAAACGAAGAAGAGAAAGCCAAAAGAGTTGAGTTTTATAGAAATTTTCTAAAAAATAGTTTCAAAGACGAAGAAGAGCTACTTTATACTTGGGCTCATGCACAAGCTATGTTTGCTGCTACAAATATAATGAATGCTGCGGCATTTAAAGGCATAGATAGTTGTCCTATGGAAGGCCTTGATAAAGTAGCTGTTGGCGAGATACTTGGCTTAGATCCAAGAAAACATCGCATAGCTATAATGCTACCGGTTGGATACCGCTTAAATGAACAACCTACAAAATATCGCCGAGATATAAAAAATCTAGTATCTTGGATCAAATAA
- a CDS encoding NAD(P)H-dependent oxidoreductase — translation MKTVIIMSHPYYENSRVNKTLFEAAKGADNVVVRHLEEIYGTDTSKIDVANEQKILENADRIVFQFPLFWFGMPPMLKAYVDLVFAYGWAYGTSGDKLKGKQFQVAVSSGTAEAEYSKQGKVALTYDELLLPLQATAGYCGMSLNKIFVSGGALNASDDDIKNYADKYVALLKN, via the coding sequence ATGAAAACAGTTATAATTATGTCTCATCCTTATTACGAGAATTCTCGTGTAAATAAGACCTTATTTGAAGCGGCAAAAGGTGCTGATAATGTCGTTGTTAGACATTTAGAAGAAATTTACGGCACTGATACAAGCAAGATAGATGTTGCTAATGAACAAAAAATCTTAGAAAATGCAGATAGGATAGTTTTTCAGTTTCCTCTTTTTTGGTTTGGTATGCCACCTATGTTAAAAGCTTATGTTGATTTAGTATTTGCTTATGGTTGGGCTTATGGAACAAGTGGAGATAAGCTAAAAGGTAAACAGTTTCAAGTAGCGGTAAGCTCTGGAACAGCTGAAGCTGAGTATTCTAAGCAAGGTAAAGTAGCTCTTACTTATGATGAGCTTTTATTACCACTTCAAGCAACAGCTGGCTATTGTGGTATGAGTCTAAATAAAATATTTGTAAGTGGCGGTGCTTTAAATGCAAGTGATGATGATATCAAAAACTATGCTGATAAGTATGTAGCTCTTCTTAAAAACTAA